Sequence from the Cucurbita pepo subsp. pepo cultivar mu-cu-16 chromosome LG02, ASM280686v2, whole genome shotgun sequence genome:
CGACACAGCAAAGTTTATACCATAAGAGGGCTGCGCGACAGGCGTATTAGGCTTTCGATATCGACCGCGATTCAGCTTTACGATCTTCAAGATCGCCTCGGTCTTAACCAGCCGAGCAAGGTGGTGGACTGGTTGCTCAACGCCGCCAAGGATGAAATTGACGAGCTCCCTCCATTGCCTATCCCTTCCGTGAGCCTCGGCCTTGACTACCAATCCATGCTACTACCTCATGCCCAGACACGCCCTCATAGGTCGGAGTTCAAAATCGGTAAGGAAGCCGAGGACGGTGTCCCGGCTACCGACGAACAAAATGAGCTCAAACCCAATTCTAATCCCTCTCAAGCTTCTTCATTCTCAATGCTTTTGAACACTGTGGGTGCCATTCCATTTGGGTATCATCATTGGGAGGCATCAACACCAACACCATCAAATCTTCCATTCTTTACATCTCAAGGTGAGGATCTTCATAACTTCATTTTGAACCATTAATTTTCACTTTGCCTCACAAATTCCTTTCTCAAGTGAAGAATAATAACAATGGAGATCGAGTTCATAGCAAGAACTACAATGGAAAAGCTATTCTACTACTTAATCTTCTATTCCATTACAACAATCATCATATT
This genomic interval carries:
- the LOC111789078 gene encoding transcription factor TCP13-like isoform X1, with the translated sequence MPASSSSSTVTPWLRLKDPRIVRVSRAFGGKDRHSKVYTIRGLRDRRIRLSISTAIQLYDLQDRLGLNQPSKVVDWLLNAAKDEIDELPPLPIPSVSLGLDYQSMLLPHAQTRPHRSEFKIGKEAEDGVPATDEQNELKPNSNPSQASSFSMLLNTVGAIPFGYHHWEASTPTPSNLPFFTSQGEDLHNFILNH
- the LOC111789078 gene encoding transcription factor TCP13-like isoform X2 translates to MPSSSSSTVTPWLRLKDPRIVRVSRAFGGKDRHSKVYTIRGLRDRRIRLSISTAIQLYDLQDRLGLNQPSKVVDWLLNAAKDEIDELPPLPIPSVSLGLDYQSMLLPHAQTRPHRSEFKIGKEAEDGVPATDEQNELKPNSNPSQASSFSMLLNTVGAIPFGYHHWEASTPTPSNLPFFTSQGEDLHNFILNH